AATAGGTTTATCTAATGTGATATGTTAAGATAAGCTTTTAAAGTATATActttttcttatatatctatTTTAGCGTCATATTATGTTTATACGTCTTCTGtaatatttccaataatttcTCTGCTTATCGtctgtataatatgtataatagctttacgagataaaaataaatgtaataaatgcgCCGTCATGAGCATAAATAATATGCAAAACCTGCCTTATAacaaaatgtataatatattacgaAGACGAAAATAATAAATCTTTTTCATGTTACTCCTTGCGTTTTTTCTCCATTTACAGTCAATAATGACCACTAAAATCCGAACATCCGCAAAAATATTATCTATACATATAACAAGACAGTAGAAAGATTGTATCTATacattaaacaaaaaaaaaaaataaaatagtcatCCACAAGCAGCTCATAATCTCAATCTGTCCTGCAGAAGCTGAGAAATAGCCTGGAATCTGAATTATATACACTCCCATGTTTGGTAGATATTAAACAACGATAATTTATGTCGTGTTTCTCCTAAAATTCAGCCCTTttataattcaatatttttaattacgaAGAATAATCAAActgttaatataaaaatatgtacgtACTGCATTCATAAAAATTCATCTGCTTAAAAATTGTTCCGTATAGTCCACGCGAATAAAGTCATAGGTAAAAATTAGTGAATTATAATTTATGTATACACATATGAAATATTTGAAGGTGCAAACGTGCACACAGTGTATATAACGCAAAAATATAAGAATGATACAAATTCTTATTTAAACCTCATTTTCTTAGGTCAGgtatagtttttaaatatatcacagagtataataaatagtaataataataatagtgtcATATACcaatatataaattacaatatatatatatgtaaaatactgAACTAAccccaataaatatataaatcataaatatataaatatataaataatatataaataataatgcaTGAAAGAATAGGATATGTCAtttatttctcttcttttctctttaccGCGTGAAGTGCATAATTGATCGCCGTTGAGGTCCTCCAAGACCACTCTCTTTTCAAAGGATTGTAAAATAGTCCATGAATCAATTTTGTCTTGCAACCACCTAAAAAAGGGTCAAAGCTTTAATTGATAAAAGTTTGTAAAACCCCCTTAATATTATCAATGAAAGATAATATACATGTTTCTAATATGGACTGCATTTCGGCAGGAGTGACAAATTTATTCCAATCATGGGTGCCCTTTGGTATTAGCTTTAAAATATGTTCAGCTGTGATTATGCCTCCAAGCCACGAAGACAACGTTTTATTGAAAGTTGTAAGAAATATTGATCCTCCAGATTTTAAAGTACTTACACAGGACTGTGAAAAGCACAAAAGTATAGTCATATATACATAACCTTATTCATATTATattaactttttcttttttatataaaaaagttataccTTTAAAAACAATTCCTTATTATTTACATGTTCTATAACTTCTGAAGCAACAACAGCATCGAATACTCCTTTATTAATCAATGCAAAATCTTCAATAGTTGTCTGAACATAGTTTAATTTTCCATCTAAACTAGGATCCAAAGCAGCATGTCCTTTTGCAACTGTTATTAACTCTGAAGAAGCATCAATCCCAGTCACGTTTGCTCCTGTTCTAGCTAAAGATTCCGAATATATTCCTCCACCGCAACCAACATCCAATATTTTAATCCCTTCTAATGGCAAATAAGGACATTTTATTTTGAATCCTGTATTTGCTAGACCATCTCGAACAAATTGTACTCTAAGAGGATTCAACAAATGCAAACAACTCATTTCACCATTAGTGTCCCACCATCTACTGCTTATTTTAGAATGAAACTCTACATCTGCGGGATCAACTGTTGATTGTTTTACTagattacatttttttaacTGTTCGGTATGTTCAGATAACCTGAAATTGTAAATCAATGTTTGAATTGTAATGAATCATGAAAAAATATTAACACGTTCGTCGCCCAGCGTGATTCAGCTAAGTTTCCTGTGGGGCCCAAATCCAACCACCGGTACGTAGAACGTAAATAGAGCGACAAATGGAAATTCATTGTTTATCGCCTTCGATTCATTGTTTATTGTCTTCgatttgtggcggcactcgacaagacAAATACCatcactcgacactaactagagtcggacgacggcagcgcaatGGTTAGCACCTTAGGTTAGGACCCAGGTTTTCGAATCCCGGCGatcggagtccgatttttcttccaagcatcaaaaaacggaggaaaaatcagcagtaccccagcagtgACATCTTCTACAGTCCCTAGCGACAATTACTCCGGACGAGGACCAGTAATTAATCATCACGGACCATATTCAGATTCATTGTTTATTGCCTTCGATTCATtgtaaagaaaagattatttaatTCTGAAATGGAGAAAGCGATAAGCTTTCCAGCTAGTATTCAGAGGGATCTCATGGCAGATATCTCAAATCTTTCATTTAGTCGAGAAGCATACTTGTGAGACGTACATCAGTGATTTTTTCATCCTCAAAATGTTCAGGAAACagtgtgaaaatatatttaaaagtgaGGAGAGTGGTGATGACGGAGTCTACAACTATTGTTCGAAGTGCCCAAAATCAACCCAAATGTGTTTGGAATGTTTTAACAAATACCATGcgatatagaataatataaaatattattatccagaatataaattaataaagagTATGGTATaatgtgtttttaatatttttatgttatatattctatatataatatcgtATATTTAATTAACTTGAACAAGAAGAGTGTCACCATACTTTAATGACGGGGCCCCCACGGAAGTATACCTGTCGCATAAATATGTGCGACGTGGCAACGAACgtgataatgaaaaatgaacttttgttttaatatatcaaaaatatcaAACATATAAGTTAGTTACCGGTTTCGAAAAGTAGAGCCGGTGGATATCAGCCGTAAAGGAGTAACTTTTGTGGTTCTCATGACTGATTTTCCATAAAAATCATAATAAAGAATTTTGAGAGTGCGAGGTAACTTTGAAGACATGTTAAAACAAATGAGGTGCAGGAAAGTGAATAACGTAACTTCAAATTCGTTCCAGTGAAAGTGTACAAAATAGCAACAGTCCCGCGTGCGTTTTATAACAATCAAAACATTACACATGCCATCTATGAGTTATTGTTGGAACTAGAGTTAGTTATAGGCGAAAACAAAAAGGGAGTTTAGTGTCACTGGTCCTCTATTGCACACATTTATATACTTGAAAATTATCACTTGATGAAAGACTGCTCGACTTTTTTCAAGTCCACCCAAATGTTTGAGTTGCCCGATACCAAACGGTTCAAAagattctctctctcttcggCTCTTTCCAATTTTAGCCAGACCGTTCGACATTTTCTGAACATGCCGAGATAGTACTAGGTTGTAATATGTTACTTAAATAAAtggatttttaaaaaatttgcttATACAATCATATCCCTCGCTAAAAAAGACCATCCATTGACATCATTTCTCTATTTGTtagtttttgaaatattttaggaAGTACCTTAAATATCTTTTTAGTTATGCTAATAACTTCTAATGAATTTGGAGCGTCCTGCTGCATCttgcttccttatttttcatTCTTGTATTCGACGTACATATTTATAACAGAACGATCAAAATCAAGTTTATATGTAATCAATCAATTTGCAGAAAATGATCATTAAGAACAAAAAATATCGAACGAAGTGAAAAAGAGGTCATGATATCTGTAAAAATGCAAATAGTGACATTGTATAATGatcatttttcaaatatataaacGCTGCGCGATAGTGATTAGTGACATCAAACTCCCTTTATATTTTCACCTATAACTCACACTAGTTCTAGCAGCAACCCGTCATAGATGGCGCGTATAATGTTTTGAATGCGTAGTAAGTGTATATGTGACTATGTTGCCATTTTCCATATTTTCATCGACACGAATTCCGAATTGTGTTGTTACATTTGTATTACATATATCATCACGGTGACATAATTTTTCAACAATTAGCTATCGACGATAATAGTTGCAACGAccataattttcatttatttttaatcaaTGTCAAATATTGTGTCAttgaaaaaaatattgaatattgtaGCGTTGTGACATCAATAGTTACATACAAAGAACATGTTTGAAAAAATTATAGGAATGTTTTATTTCAGGAAAAAATAACACACAGAAGAAGAAAAGCTAgttaaaaaaattaaagataattttattataaaaactaTTTTAATTGTTTTAGACCTTTTTGTGTACAGCAGCTCATGAATATATCTGAACCCGTATTGAACTTCCTCAAAAAAGTATATAACCTTTTAGATTAAATATCTACTGTAACCATAAATTGCGATTGTGTGTcagttatttataaatacatatagtataatatatatattatacattattgcattatatatgttataaatattatactatGTATTACTTACataatataatttgtaatatatatattataagatattttaattgtaaTCTTCAATCATTGATCTTCAATTGCATTAGATATTATTCTAATCTGGAGTAGATACAAGCTTTTTTCATCAGACAGACAttgatttttaatgaaattcatGCGTTTGCTTATATTACAAActgattaattaaaaagattacTGATTAATTAGTGAATACCATTAAGTTTCAAAAAATAAATTGGACAATATGTAAATAAACCGATTGTACATCTTATTGAACCATTAAATATCTTGAAATCATTATCTTATCATGATATCTAATACTCTTGATATAGtatctatatttataattaaaataacacaTTATTTGTTATCTCAATTAATTTCCGTTAAGGTCAATAACTTTATGTTATTGACATAGATGATCGAAGATGTTTGTTCTATAATCAAGGTAAACGTAAAA
This genomic stretch from Bombus affinis isolate iyBomAffi1 chromosome 16, iyBomAffi1.2, whole genome shotgun sequence harbors:
- the LOC126925783 gene encoding ubiquinone biosynthesis O-methyltransferase, mitochondrial, yielding MCNVLIVIKRTRDCCYFVHFHWNEFEVTLFTFLHLICFNMSSKLPRTLKILYYDFYGKSVMRTTKVTPLRLISTGSTFRNRLSEHTEQLKKCNLVKQSTVDPADVEFHSKISSRWWDTNGEMSCLHLLNPLRVQFVRDGLANTGFKIKCPYLPLEGIKILDVGCGGGIYSESLARTGANVTGIDASSELITVAKGHAALDPSLDGKLNYVQTTIEDFALINKGVFDAVVASEVIEHVNNKELFLKSCVSTLKSGGSIFLTTFNKTLSSWLGGIITAEHILKLIPKGTHDWNKFVTPAEMQSILETCGCKTKLIHGLFYNPLKREWSWRTSTAINYALHAVKRKEEK